The Setaria viridis chromosome 6, Setaria_viridis_v4.0, whole genome shotgun sequence genome contains a region encoding:
- the LOC117860252 gene encoding protein RGF1 INDUCIBLE TRANSCRIPTION FACTOR 1, which translates to MMLRRVASSTPVPEWLETLLSTRFFLACGAHPASPRNECNMFCLDCRGAPPAAFCYYCRAHRHAAHRVIQIRRSSYHDVVRVSEVEDVLDITGVQTYVINSARVLFLNERPQPRGAGAAAGKAAASPYNCEICGRALLDPFRFCSLGCKLVDTKRSNGHAAAAAATGGDVDGVTDNEAAEAGGSGHGAARPLGRRRKGIPHRAPFWS; encoded by the exons ATGATGCTGCGGCGCGTGGCCTCGTCGACGCCGGTGCCCGAGTGGCTGGAGACGCTGCTCTCGACGCGCTTCTTCCTGGCCTGCGGCGCGCACCCGGCGTCGCCACGCAACGAGTGCAACATGTTCTGCCTCGACTGCaggggggcgccgccggcggccttctGCTACTACTGCAGGGCGCACCGACACGCAGCCCACCGGGTCATCCAG ATACGGCGGTCGTCCTACCACGACGTGGTGCGGGTCTCCGAGGTGGAGGACGTCCTCGACATCACCGGCGTCCAGACCTACGTCATCAACAGCGCCAGGGTCCTCTTCCTCAACGAGCGCCCCcagccgcgcggcgccggcgccgccgcgggcaaggccgccgcctccccctacAACTGCGAGATCTGCGGACGCGCGCTGCTCGACCCATTCCGCTTCTGCTCCCTCGGATGCAAG CTGGTGGACACCAAGCGGAGCAacggccacgcggcggcggcggcggctaccggAGGCGACGTTGACGGCGTCACCGACAatgaggcggcggaggccggcgggagcgggcacggcgcggcgcggccgctgGGGCGCCGCCGGAAGGGGATCCCCCACCGCGCGCCCTTCTGGTCCTGA
- the LOC117860246 gene encoding probable 2-oxoglutarate-dependent dioxygenase SLC1, with product MSLVAAPMAIVDLANTQLQQQATEEAVDQEELSYSSLMKGVRHLSDSGITRLPDSYVLPAPDRPRSSSGGGRVRLPVVDLACLRDPSRHAGALATLDAACREYGFFQVVNHGVDGGVISGMLDVARRFFELPLAERERYMSPDVRAAVRYGTSFNQARDAVLCWRDFLKLACSHPLRDVVASWPREPADLRGVASAYAAASHALFMELMEAALQALGIASGGVLGELAAGSSHMMTVNCYPACPQPELTLGMPAHSDYGLFTFVLQDHVEGLQVMHGGRWLTVDPIPGSFVVNVGDHLEIYSNGAYKSVLHRVRVNSTRPRISVASFHSLPAERVVGPAPELVDEAAGNPPRYMDTDFATFLAYLASADGKDKTFLQSRMLAL from the exons ATGAGCTTGGTTGCGGCGCCAATGGCGATCGTTGACCTGGCCAACACCCAGCTTCAGCAGCAAGCGACAGAAGAAGCTGTCGATCAGGAGGAGCTGTCGTACAGTAGCCTGATGAAAGGCGTGCGGCACCTCTCCGACAGCGGCATTACCAGGCTGCCCGACAGCTACGTCCTGCCCGCACCCGACCGCCCCCgtagcagcagcggcggcggcagggtcaGGCTCCCCGTCGTCGACCTCGCCTGCCTCCGCGACCCCTCCCGGCACGCCGGCGCGCTGGCAACGCTCGACGCGGCGTGCCGGGAGTACGGGTTCTTCCAGGTGGTGAACCACGGCGTCGACGGCGGGGTGATCTCCGGGATGCTGGACGTGGCGCGGCGCTTCTTCGAGCTGCCGCTGGCCGAGCGGGAGCGGTACATGTCGCCGGACGTGCGCGCCGCCGTGCGGTACGGCACGAGCTTCAACCAGGCCAGGGACGCCGTGCTGTGCTGGCGCGACTTCCTCAAGCTCGCCTGCAGCCACCCGCTGCGCGACGTCGTGGCGTCGTGGCCGCGGGAGCCCGCGGACCTGAGGGGCGTCGCGTCCGCGTACGCCGCGGCGAGCCATGCCCTGTTCATGGAGCTCATGGAGGCGGCGCTCCAGGCCCTGGGCATCGCTTCCGGCGGTGTGCTGGGGGAGCTGGCGGCGGGGTCGTCGCACATGATGACGGTGAACTGCTACCCGGCGTGCCCGCAGCCGGAGCTCACGCTGGGGATGCCAGCGCACTCCGACTACGGCCTCTTCACCTTCGTGCTGCAGGACCACGTGGAGGGGCTCCAGGTCATGCACGGCGGACGATGGCTCACCGTAGACCCGATCCCGGGATCCTTCGTCGTCAACGTCGGCGACCACCTAGAG ATCTACAGCAACGGGGCGTACAAGAGCGTGCTGCACCGTGTGCGCGTCAACTCGACGCGGCCTCGCATCTCGGTGGCGTCGTTCCACAGCCTGCCGGCGGAGCGTGTGGTcgggccggcgccggagctggtGGACGAGGCCGCCGGCAACCCGCCGCGGTACATGGACACCGACTTCGCCACCTTCCTCGCCTACCTCGCCTCCGCCGACGGCAAGGACAAGACCTTCCTCCAGTCAAGGATGCTCGCCCTATAG